From a single Paraburkholderia sp. D15 genomic region:
- a CDS encoding SDR family oxidoreductase, with protein MAKTVLITGGSRGIGRAAACLLGTQGWSIGVNYATNREAAQATVADVERAGGRAVAIAGDVASEADVIAMFDTLAAHFGRVDALVNNAGIVAPSSQLADMDLARLKRMFDVNVLGAYLCAREAARRMSTTRGGAGGAIVNISSAASRLGSPNEYIDYAGSKGAIDTMTLGLAKELGPQGVRVNAVRPGLIDTEIHASGGKPDRAAQLGATTPLGRPGSADEVAQSIAWLLGDAASYVTGALLDVSGGR; from the coding sequence ATGGCAAAAACCGTTCTGATCACCGGCGGCAGCCGCGGCATCGGCCGCGCGGCGGCCTGTCTGCTCGGCACGCAAGGCTGGTCCATCGGCGTGAACTACGCGACCAATCGTGAGGCGGCGCAGGCCACCGTGGCCGACGTCGAACGCGCCGGCGGCCGGGCCGTGGCGATTGCCGGCGATGTCGCCAGCGAAGCCGACGTGATCGCGATGTTCGACACGCTGGCGGCCCATTTCGGCCGCGTCGACGCGCTCGTCAACAACGCCGGCATCGTCGCGCCGTCGAGCCAGCTCGCCGACATGGACCTCGCGCGCCTGAAGCGCATGTTCGACGTCAACGTGCTCGGCGCCTATCTGTGCGCGCGCGAAGCCGCGCGGCGCATGTCGACCACGCGCGGCGGCGCGGGCGGCGCGATCGTCAACATCTCGTCGGCGGCATCGCGGCTGGGGTCGCCGAACGAATACATCGATTACGCGGGTTCGAAAGGCGCGATCGATACGATGACCCTGGGTCTCGCGAAGGAACTCGGCCCGCAGGGCGTGCGCGTGAATGCAGTGCGTCCGGGTCTGATCGATACCGAGATTCACGCGAGCGGCGGCAAGCCGGATCGCGCCGCCCAACTCGGCGCGACCACGCCGCTCGGGCGTCCAGGCAGCGCCGACGAAGTCGCGCAATCCATCGCGTGGTTGCTGGGCGACGCCGCTTCGTACGTGACGGGCGCGCTGCTCGACGTATCGGGCGGCCGCTGA
- a CDS encoding TIGR00730 family Rossman fold protein, whose protein sequence is MKSVCVYCGSSNGAKPLYADAARAFGRALVQADLALVYGGGKVGLMGVIADTVMAEGGRAIGVIPELLVNKEVGHDGLTELHVVPDMHHRKKMMADLSDAFVAMPGGAGTLEEFFEVYTWAQLGYHQKPVALLNIDSFYDPLISLLRHTVEEGFMRETYFDILQVDADPAALIGKLQRYQPPASDKWAIKRDAV, encoded by the coding sequence ATGAAGTCGGTGTGTGTGTATTGCGGCTCCTCGAACGGAGCCAAACCGTTGTACGCGGATGCGGCGCGCGCGTTCGGCCGCGCGTTGGTGCAGGCCGATCTCGCGCTGGTCTACGGCGGCGGCAAGGTCGGCCTGATGGGCGTGATCGCCGATACGGTGATGGCCGAAGGCGGCCGCGCGATCGGCGTGATTCCCGAACTGCTGGTCAACAAGGAAGTCGGCCATGACGGGCTGACCGAATTGCACGTGGTGCCGGACATGCATCATCGCAAGAAGATGATGGCGGATCTGTCCGATGCGTTCGTGGCGATGCCCGGCGGCGCCGGCACGCTCGAGGAGTTTTTCGAGGTCTACACGTGGGCGCAGCTTGGCTATCACCAGAAGCCCGTTGCGCTGCTCAATATCGACAGCTTCTACGATCCGTTGATCAGCCTGCTGCGGCATACGGTCGAGGAAGGCTTCATGCGCGAGACGTACTTCGACATCCTGCAGGTCGATGCCGATCCCGCCGCGCTGATCGGCAAGCTGCAACGCTATCAGCCGCCCGCCAGCGACAAGTGGGCGATCAAGCGCGACGCGGTTTGA
- a CDS encoding TetR/AcrR family transcriptional regulator, producing MEAKPPRRTRERILELSLKLFNEIGEPNVTTTTIAEEMEISPGNLYYHFRNKDDIINSIFSQFEQEIEKRLRFPDDHRATIDEMWSYLQYMVDFTWRYRFLYRDLNDLLARNRTLETHFKQIISHKVRFASQFCDQLVADGEMVATPEELHVIATNVGVIGTYWLSYQFVMNPRKYNEQEAIRAELHQVSVQIVSLMAPYLRGRSRQIFDDLVSGKLPKREFYDYLPQKEGAAPRNEPKDV from the coding sequence ATGGAAGCCAAACCTCCCCGCCGCACGCGCGAACGGATTCTCGAACTCTCGTTGAAGCTGTTCAACGAAATCGGCGAGCCGAACGTCACGACGACGACGATCGCCGAGGAAATGGAAATCAGTCCAGGCAACCTGTACTACCACTTCCGCAACAAAGACGACATCATCAACAGCATCTTCAGCCAGTTCGAGCAGGAGATCGAGAAGCGTCTGCGTTTCCCCGACGACCATCGCGCGACCATCGACGAAATGTGGTCGTACCTGCAGTACATGGTCGATTTCACATGGCGCTACCGTTTTCTGTATCGTGATCTGAACGATCTGCTGGCGCGTAACCGCACGCTCGAAACGCACTTCAAGCAGATCATCAGCCACAAGGTGCGCTTTGCCAGCCAGTTCTGCGACCAGCTCGTCGCCGACGGCGAAATGGTCGCCACGCCGGAAGAGCTGCACGTGATCGCCACCAACGTCGGCGTGATCGGCACTTACTGGCTGTCGTACCAGTTCGTGATGAACCCGCGCAAATACAACGAGCAGGAAGCGATTCGCGCGGAACTGCATCAGGTTAGCGTGCAGATCGTGTCGCTGATGGCGCCTTATCTGCGCGGCCGCTCGCGGCAGATTTTCGACGACCTCGTGTCGGGCAAGCTGCCCAAGCGCGAGTTTTACGACTACCTGCCGCAGAAGGAAGGCGCCGCGCCCCGCAACGAACCGAAGGACGTTTGA
- a CDS encoding diacylglycerol kinase, which produces MPIRPFPAARANRRALRAVDGDADTAHPEPFDDVREPGAPDHADHADHAQGLNGVNNVSNVNGAQAASHVAAKHSGSARTTSAQAHLSSHADHANDAAHEPLSPDDPLAPLPFNPYKGNRGLTRAWHAMKNSLAGFQVAIREESAFRQELTLAAILIPCGVLVPVEPLSRVLLLGSVLLVLIVELLNSSVEAAIDRISLERHELSRRAKDLGSAAVMVALGMCVMTWGLIVGPLVVHWVKAWL; this is translated from the coding sequence ATGCCAATCAGACCCTTCCCCGCGGCGCGTGCGAATCGCCGCGCGCTGCGCGCGGTGGACGGCGACGCCGACACCGCGCATCCCGAACCGTTCGACGACGTTCGCGAACCCGGCGCGCCGGATCATGCGGATCATGCTGATCACGCGCAGGGACTCAACGGCGTGAACAACGTGAGCAACGTGAACGGCGCGCAAGCCGCAAGTCACGTGGCGGCGAAGCATTCCGGCTCGGCGCGCACGACCTCGGCTCAGGCCCATCTCTCCAGCCACGCCGATCACGCGAACGACGCCGCGCACGAACCGCTCAGCCCCGACGATCCGCTCGCCCCGCTGCCCTTCAATCCCTACAAAGGCAATCGCGGCCTCACGCGCGCATGGCACGCGATGAAAAATTCGCTGGCCGGATTCCAGGTCGCGATTCGCGAGGAAAGCGCGTTCCGCCAGGAACTGACGCTCGCGGCGATCCTGATTCCGTGCGGCGTGCTGGTGCCGGTCGAGCCGTTGTCGCGCGTGCTGCTGCTCGGTTCCGTGCTGCTGGTGCTGATCGTCGAGTTGCTGAATTCGAGCGTCGAGGCGGCGATCGACCGGATCTCGCTGGAACGCCACGAACTGTCGCGCCGCGCGAAGGATCTCGGCAGCGCGGCGGTGATGGTCGCGCTCGGCATGTGCGTGATGACGTGGGGGCTGATCGTCGGTCCGCTCGTCGTGCACTGGGTGAAGGCGTGGCTTTGA
- a CDS encoding glycosyltransferase family 1 protein: MKIMIVTDAWEPQVNGVVRTLKNTTRELTALGHQVELLTPLEFKTIPCPTYPEIRLSLLPRRKLRSRIDAFAPDALHIATEGPLGMAARAYAIQHKLPFTTAYHTRFPEYVQARFGIPLSATYKFLHWFHKPSLAVMAPTPVVKSDLEKFGFTNVVLWTRGVDLEIFHQMDSKVLNTARPIFLYVGRVAVEKNVEAFLKLDLPGSKWVAGEGPALAELKSRYPQANYLGVLTQAELAKVYAAADVFVFPSRTDTFGLVLLEALACGTPVAAYPVTGPIDVLGDGGAGAMHEDLREACLEALKIDRDHARAWAERFSWTAASEQFAAHLKPLPRTSYREESAAA; this comes from the coding sequence ATGAAGATCATGATCGTCACCGACGCGTGGGAACCGCAGGTCAACGGCGTCGTGCGCACGCTGAAGAACACCACGCGCGAACTCACCGCGCTTGGCCACCAGGTCGAACTGCTGACGCCGCTCGAATTCAAGACGATCCCCTGCCCGACCTATCCCGAGATTCGCCTGTCGCTGCTGCCGCGCCGCAAGCTGCGCTCGCGCATCGACGCGTTCGCGCCCGACGCGCTGCACATCGCCACCGAGGGTCCGCTCGGCATGGCCGCGCGCGCCTACGCGATCCAGCACAAGCTGCCGTTCACGACCGCCTATCACACGCGCTTTCCGGAGTACGTGCAGGCGCGTTTCGGCATTCCGCTCAGCGCGACGTACAAGTTCCTGCATTGGTTCCACAAGCCGTCGCTGGCGGTGATGGCGCCCACGCCGGTGGTCAAGAGCGACCTCGAAAAATTCGGCTTCACCAATGTCGTGCTGTGGACGCGCGGCGTCGATCTGGAGATCTTTCACCAGATGGACTCGAAGGTGCTCAACACCGCGCGGCCGATCTTCCTGTACGTGGGCCGCGTGGCCGTCGAGAAGAATGTCGAGGCGTTCCTGAAGCTCGATCTGCCCGGCTCGAAGTGGGTGGCCGGCGAAGGTCCGGCACTTGCCGAACTGAAGTCGCGCTATCCGCAGGCGAACTATCTGGGCGTGCTGACCCAGGCTGAACTGGCGAAGGTGTACGCCGCCGCCGACGTGTTCGTGTTCCCGAGCCGCACCGACACCTTCGGGCTGGTGCTGCTCGAAGCGCTCGCCTGCGGCACGCCGGTCGCGGCGTATCCGGTCACGGGTCCGATCGACGTACTCGGCGACGGCGGCGCGGGCGCGATGCACGAAGACCTGCGCGAGGCCTGCCTCGAAGCGCTGAAGATCGATCGCGACCACGCCCGCGCGTGGGCCGAGCGCTTCTCGTGGACGGCCGCCTCCGAGCAGTTCGCCGCCCATCTGAAACCGCTGCCGCGCACGTCGTACCGCGAGGAAAGCGCGGCTGCGTGA
- a CDS encoding UDP-2,3-diacylglucosamine diphosphatase, which translates to MDPKTSATSLFRQTGPSVDPVAFRPEPTPGHGLPLPVASLPLDASAGHHDDDHAEPQRYRTIWLSDIHLGSSGCQAPYLLDFLRHNESEYLYLVGDIIDGWQLKKGWYWPQAHNDVVQKILRKARKGTQVVYVPGNHDEAARQFCDLAFGDIHVRGEAFHTTLAGKRLWIVHGDLFDGVIQHAKWLAYLGDTLYTMILILNRWFNRIRSRLGFPYWSLSQYLKHQVKNAVNFISSFERVMTDEARRRGCDGVVCGHIHKAEIRDIDGVLYCNDGDWVESLSALVETFEGELKVIYWTVMRAPEAGVQKARATA; encoded by the coding sequence ATGGACCCCAAAACGTCCGCGACTTCCCTGTTCCGCCAAACCGGCCCGAGCGTCGACCCTGTCGCGTTCCGCCCGGAACCCACTCCTGGACACGGCCTGCCGCTGCCCGTCGCCTCCTTGCCGCTCGACGCGTCCGCCGGTCATCACGACGACGATCACGCCGAACCGCAACGCTACCGCACCATCTGGCTGTCGGACATCCATCTCGGTTCCAGCGGCTGCCAGGCGCCGTATCTGCTCGACTTCCTGCGGCACAACGAGTCGGAGTATCTGTACCTGGTCGGCGACATCATCGACGGGTGGCAGCTGAAGAAGGGCTGGTACTGGCCGCAGGCGCACAACGACGTCGTGCAGAAGATCCTCCGCAAGGCGCGCAAGGGCACCCAGGTCGTCTACGTGCCCGGCAATCACGACGAAGCCGCGCGCCAGTTCTGCGACCTCGCGTTCGGCGACATCCACGTGCGCGGCGAGGCGTTCCATACCACCCTCGCCGGCAAGCGCCTGTGGATCGTGCACGGCGATCTGTTCGACGGCGTGATCCAGCACGCCAAATGGCTCGCCTATCTCGGCGACACGCTCTACACGATGATCCTGATCCTGAACCGCTGGTTCAACCGGATCCGCAGCCGGCTCGGATTCCCGTACTGGTCGCTGTCGCAGTATCTGAAGCATCAGGTGAAGAACGCGGTGAATTTCATCTCCTCGTTCGAACGCGTGATGACCGACGAAGCGCGCCGCCGCGGCTGCGACGGCGTGGTCTGCGGGCATATCCACAAGGCCGAGATCCGCGACATCGACGGCGTGCTGTACTGCAACGACGGCGACTGGGTCGAGAGTCTGTCGGCACTCGTCGAGACGTTCGAAGGTGAACTCAAGGTGATCTACTGGACCGTGATGCGCGCCCCGGAAGCCGGCGTGCAGAAGGCCCGGGCGACCGCGTAA
- a CDS encoding RDD family protein has product MSQPLATSTPAVDAPGIAPTVRRRLAALLYEAMILFGVVFVAGYLFSTLTQQRNGLTHHNLLAAWIGLVVGVYFVWFWTHSGQTLPMKTWRLRVVAADGAPLGTIRAIARYLLTWLWFLPPLALHPLLGLKLPQTLIVAAVWFVLWAATGRFDPRRQFLHDRLAGTRIVNVSR; this is encoded by the coding sequence GTGTCCCAACCGCTCGCGACCTCGACACCTGCCGTTGATGCTCCGGGCATCGCTCCCACCGTCCGGCGCCGTCTCGCGGCCTTGCTCTACGAAGCGATGATCCTGTTCGGCGTGGTGTTCGTCGCCGGATATCTGTTCAGCACGCTGACGCAGCAACGCAACGGCCTCACGCATCACAACCTGCTGGCGGCCTGGATCGGCCTCGTGGTCGGCGTGTATTTCGTCTGGTTCTGGACCCACAGCGGCCAGACCCTGCCGATGAAAACCTGGCGCCTGCGCGTGGTCGCCGCCGACGGCGCGCCGCTCGGCACAATCCGCGCGATCGCACGTTACCTGCTGACGTGGCTGTGGTTTCTGCCGCCGCTCGCGCTGCATCCGCTGCTCGGGCTCAAGCTGCCGCAGACGCTGATCGTCGCCGCGGTCTGGTTCGTGCTGTGGGCCGCGACCGGCCGGTTCGATCCGCGGCGTCAGTTTCTGCACGATCGGCTGGCCGGCACGCGCATCGTCAACGTGTCGCGCTGA
- a CDS encoding DUF3106 domain-containing protein — protein MSYKRGLAVVFGCTIAALVSFAATYPRFYPSPAAPSAPAAAGTTVTAKAPAPTLAVELPGLPGSNSPIAWSRLTSAEHLALAPFEPLWDSFSDERKRKWLKIASRYPKMSPDAQKRLHDRMTEWVRMTPDQRRVARENYQVSKELPRETRQNAWKAYQQLPEEQKERLAASERKRRPSVVSAPPSGRTEIKGIDRLVNAREHGASGVAAASAAAAASLPSPAVAPAIPAAGSFVPATPVPVSPAEAPSIFNGS, from the coding sequence GTGAGTTACAAGCGCGGCCTGGCCGTTGTTTTCGGATGCACGATCGCGGCCCTGGTGTCGTTCGCCGCGACCTATCCGCGCTTCTATCCGAGCCCCGCGGCGCCCAGCGCGCCCGCTGCGGCCGGCACTACCGTCACCGCCAAGGCGCCCGCGCCCACGCTCGCCGTCGAACTGCCCGGCCTGCCCGGCAGCAACAGTCCGATCGCGTGGTCGCGGCTGACGTCGGCCGAACATCTCGCTCTTGCTCCGTTCGAACCGCTGTGGGATTCGTTCAGCGACGAACGCAAGCGCAAGTGGCTGAAGATCGCGTCGCGCTATCCCAAGATGTCGCCCGACGCGCAAAAACGCCTGCATGACCGCATGACCGAATGGGTCCGCATGACGCCGGATCAACGGCGCGTCGCGCGCGAAAACTATCAGGTGTCGAAGGAACTGCCGCGCGAAACCCGCCAGAATGCGTGGAAGGCGTATCAGCAGTTGCCCGAGGAGCAGAAGGAACGGCTTGCCGCCAGCGAACGCAAACGCCGTCCGAGCGTGGTCAGCGCGCCGCCGTCGGGACGCACCGAAATCAAGGGTATCGACCGTCTCGTCAATGCGCGCGAACATGGCGCGAGCGGCGTGGCGGCGGCCAGCGCGGCAGCCGCCGCGTCGTTGCCGAGTCCGGCCGTCGCGCCGGCGATTCCCGCCGCCGGCAGTTTCGTGCCCGCCACGCCGGTGCCGGTTTCGCCGGCCGAGGCACCGTCCATTTTCAACGGCTCCTGA
- a CDS encoding DUF3619 family protein → MSSLETKELEFARQMRRALDENAASIPTAAVDRLAAARRAALARKKPETVSAPVFVPAFAGAGMAAGMPPVELPQRRRSPLRRFALAWPLVALVVSLVGIAYWEDQQRTAELADIDAAMLSDDLPLNAYLDHGFNAYLSRAH, encoded by the coding sequence ATGAGCTCCCTGGAAACCAAAGAACTCGAGTTCGCCCGCCAAATGCGCCGCGCGCTCGACGAAAACGCCGCCAGCATTCCCACCGCCGCCGTCGACCGGCTCGCCGCGGCGCGTCGTGCCGCGCTCGCCCGCAAGAAGCCCGAAACGGTCAGCGCGCCGGTGTTCGTGCCGGCCTTCGCCGGCGCGGGCATGGCCGCCGGCATGCCGCCGGTCGAACTGCCGCAGCGCCGCCGTTCGCCGCTGCGCCGCTTCGCGCTGGCCTGGCCGCTGGTCGCGCTGGTCGTGAGCCTGGTGGGTATCGCCTACTGGGAAGACCAGCAACGCACCGCCGAGCTCGCCGATATCGACGCCGCCATGCTGAGCGACGATCTGCCGCTCAATGCCTATCTCGACCACGGCTTCAACGCGTACCTTTCACGCGCCCACTGA
- a CDS encoding RNA polymerase sigma factor, protein MASDKELADFLAGVERRAFKQTVYAVRDDDASLDIVQDAMIKLAEKYGDRPAAELPLLFQRILQNAMHDYFRRAKVRNTWVSLFSSLGNADDEDFDPLETFEAQEGAAGSESNEQKLEREQVLQVIDDEIQKLPARQREAFLMRYWEDMDVAETAAAMGCSEGSVKTHCSRATHTLAQALKAKGITL, encoded by the coding sequence ATGGCATCAGACAAGGAACTCGCCGATTTTCTGGCGGGCGTCGAAAGGCGCGCATTCAAGCAGACGGTCTACGCCGTGCGGGACGACGACGCCTCGCTGGATATCGTGCAGGACGCGATGATCAAGCTCGCCGAAAAATACGGCGACCGTCCGGCGGCCGAACTTCCGCTGCTGTTTCAGCGTATTCTCCAGAATGCGATGCACGACTATTTCCGTCGTGCCAAAGTGCGCAATACGTGGGTGAGTCTGTTTTCGTCGCTCGGCAATGCCGACGACGAGGATTTCGACCCCCTCGAAACCTTCGAGGCCCAGGAGGGCGCGGCAGGCTCCGAGAGCAACGAACAAAAACTCGAACGCGAACAGGTTCTGCAGGTAATCGACGACGAGATCCAAAAGTTACCGGCACGTCAACGGGAGGCGTTTCTCATGCGTTATTGGGAAGATATGGATGTCGCCGAGACTGCCGCCGCGATGGGCTGCTCCGAAGGCAGTGTGAAAACGCACTGCTCGCGGGCCACCCACACGCTGGCGCAAGCGCTCAAGGCTAAAGGAATCACGCTATGA
- a CDS encoding acetolactate synthase 3 catalytic subunit, giving the protein MNMPSAEFSTSDTTPHPEADSIGATVLMKALADEDVEFIWGYPGGSVLYIYDELYKQDKFQHVLVRHEQAAVHAADAYARSTGKVGVCLVTSGPGVTNAVTGIATAYMDSIPMVIISGQVPTAAIGQDAFQECDTVGITRPCVKHNFLVKDVRDLAATVKKAFFIARTGRPGPVLIDIPKDVSKTPCHYEPLKSVSLRSYNPVTKGHSGQIRKAVSLLLSAKRPYIYTGGGIILADAARELNQFADLLGYPITNTLMGLGGYRASDKKFLGMLGMHGTYEANMAMQHCDVLIAIGARFDDRVIGDPAHFASRPRKIVHIDIDPSSISKRVKVDIPIVGDVKEVLKELIEQLQTAEHGPDTAALADWWKDIEAWRAKDCLKFDRKSDIIKPQYVVEKAWELTDGNAFVCSDVGQHQMWAAQFYKFNKPRRWINSGGLGTMGFGLPAAMGVKMAHPDDDVLCITGEGSIQMCIQELSTCKQYETPVKIISLNNRYLGMVRQWQQIEYSKRYSHSYMDALPDFVKLAEAYGHVGMRIERTADVEPALKEALRLKDRTVFLDFQTDPTENVWPMVQAGKGITEMLMGSEDL; this is encoded by the coding sequence ATGAATATGCCCAGCGCGGAATTCTCCACGTCGGATACGACTCCTCATCCCGAAGCTGACTCTATCGGCGCCACCGTGCTCATGAAGGCACTGGCCGACGAAGACGTCGAGTTCATCTGGGGCTATCCCGGCGGCTCGGTACTCTACATTTACGACGAGCTGTACAAGCAGGACAAATTCCAGCACGTTCTGGTGCGCCACGAGCAGGCCGCGGTCCACGCCGCCGACGCTTACGCGCGCTCCACCGGCAAGGTCGGCGTGTGCCTCGTGACGTCCGGTCCGGGCGTCACCAACGCGGTCACCGGCATCGCCACCGCGTACATGGATTCGATCCCGATGGTGATCATCAGCGGCCAGGTGCCGACTGCCGCCATCGGCCAGGACGCGTTCCAGGAGTGCGACACGGTCGGCATCACGCGTCCCTGCGTGAAGCACAACTTCCTCGTGAAAGATGTGCGCGACCTCGCCGCCACCGTCAAGAAAGCCTTCTTCATCGCCCGTACTGGCCGTCCCGGCCCGGTGCTGATCGACATTCCGAAAGACGTGTCGAAGACGCCCTGCCATTACGAACCGCTGAAGAGCGTGTCGCTGCGCTCGTACAACCCGGTCACGAAGGGCCACTCCGGCCAGATCCGCAAGGCGGTCTCGCTGCTGCTGTCGGCCAAGCGTCCGTATATCTACACTGGCGGCGGCATCATCCTCGCCGACGCGGCGCGCGAGCTGAACCAGTTCGCCGATCTGCTCGGCTACCCCATCACCAACACGCTGATGGGTCTGGGCGGCTACCGCGCGAGCGATAAGAAATTCCTCGGCATGCTCGGCATGCACGGCACGTACGAAGCCAACATGGCGATGCAGCACTGCGACGTGCTGATCGCGATCGGCGCGCGTTTCGACGACCGTGTGATCGGCGATCCGGCGCACTTCGCGTCGCGTCCGCGCAAGATCGTCCATATCGACATCGATCCGTCCTCCATCTCCAAGCGCGTCAAGGTCGATATTCCGATCGTCGGCGACGTGAAGGAAGTGCTGAAGGAGTTGATCGAGCAACTGCAAACGGCCGAACACGGTCCGGATACCGCGGCGCTCGCCGACTGGTGGAAGGACATCGAAGCCTGGCGCGCGAAAGACTGCCTGAAGTTCGACCGCAAGAGCGACATCATCAAGCCGCAGTACGTGGTCGAAAAGGCGTGGGAATTGACCGACGGCAATGCCTTCGTGTGTTCCGACGTCGGTCAGCATCAGATGTGGGCGGCGCAGTTCTACAAGTTCAACAAGCCGCGCCGCTGGATCAACTCCGGTGGTCTCGGCACGATGGGCTTCGGCCTGCCGGCGGCGATGGGCGTCAAGATGGCGCACCCGGACGACGACGTGCTGTGCATCACGGGCGAAGGCTCGATCCAGATGTGCATTCAGGAACTCTCCACCTGCAAGCAGTACGAGACGCCGGTGAAGATCATCTCGCTGAACAACCGCTATCTGGGCATGGTGCGCCAGTGGCAGCAGATCGAATACAGCAAGCGCTATTCGCATTCGTACATGGATGCGCTGCCGGATTTCGTGAAGCTCGCCGAAGCGTACGGCCACGTCGGCATGCGTATCGAACGCACGGCGGACGTCGAGCCGGCGCTGAAGGAAGCGCTGCGCCTGAAGGACCGCACGGTGTTTCTCGATTTCCAGACCGATCCGACCGAAAACGTCTGGCCGATGGTTCAGGCCGGCAAGGGCATCACCGAGATGCTCATGGGTTCGGAAGATCTATAA